Sequence from the Bacillus thuringiensis genome:
TAGATGGATCTTTAGTACTTATCGGCGGGGACCCTGGGATTGGAAAATCAACGTTGTTATTACAGATTTCATCGCAATTAGCAGATTCTTCATATGATGTACTCTACATATCGGGTGAGGAGTCAGCAAAGCAGATAAAACTTCGTGCAGATCGTTTAGATGTAAAGGGTAGTAATTTATTTGTTGTAGCAGAGACGGATTTGCAGCGAATTGCAACACACATTGAAGAGATGAATCCGGCCTTTGTTGTTATTGATTCCATTCAAACGATACATTTACCAGAGGTAACGTCAGCACCAGGAAGTGTGGCACAAGTACGTGAATGTACAGCAGAGTTAATGAAACTTGCAAAAACGAAAGGAATCCCTATTTTTATCGTCGGACACGTGACAAAAGAAGGTGCAATTGCAGGACCACGTATGTTAGAACATATGGTCGACGCAGTTCTTTACTTTGAAGGAGACCGTCATCATACATATCGTATTTTGCGAGCTGTTAAGAATCGTTTTGGTTCTACGAATGAAATGGGTATTTTTGAAATGAAAGAACTTGGCCTTGCGGAAGTCTTAAACCCGTCTGAAATTTTCCTTGAGGAAAGACCTGTTGGGGTTGCAGGATCAACCGTGGTAGCCTCAATGGAAGGAACAAGACCAGTGTTAGTAGAAATACAAGCATTAATCTCCCCTACTAGTTTTGGAAACCCTCGAAGAATGGCAACGGGAATTGATCATAACCGTGTATCTCTTATTATGGCGGTGCTAGAAAAAAGAACAGGTTTATTATTGCAAAATCAAGACGCATATTTAAAAGTGGCGGGTGGTTTGAAATTAGATGAACCAGCAATTGATTTAGCGGTGGCTTTAAGTATAGCTTCAAGTTTTAGAGATAAATCTACGGCACCAACCGATGCAGTAATAGGAGAAGTCGGATTAACTGGAGAAATAAGAAGAGTATCAAGAATTGAACAACGTGTACAAGAAGCGGCTAAATTAGGATTTCAACGTGCTATTATTCCTAGAAAAAATTTGGGAGGATGGACAATTCCGGATGGGATTGAGGTAGTAGGTGTATCTAATTTAGGGGAAGCGCTTCGTTTGACATTAGGAGGCTAGGCTATGGAAGAAAACAAGCAACGTGTCAAAAGTATGATTAATATTTTACAGCTCGTGGCTCCGGGAACACCACTGCGCGAAGGGATAGATAATGTGCTTCGCGCACAAACAGGGGGATTAATTGTTCTTGGATATAACGAGCAGATTAAAAGTATTGTTGATGGAGGTTTTCATATTAATTGTGCATTCTCTCCTGCTAGTTTATACGAGTTAGCAAAAATGGACGGGGCGCTTATTTTAAATGAAACGGGAAGTAAAATTTTAATTGCGAACGCACAATTAGTTCCAGAGGCATCTATTGATTCTATTGAAACGGGAATGCGTCACCGAACGGCAGAGCGTGTAGCAAAGCAGACAGGTAGCCTTGTTGTGGCTATTTCACAAAGACGTAACGTAATTACACTATATCAAGGGAATTTACGTTATACACTAAAAGATATAGGTGTTATTTTAACAAAGGCAAATCAAGCTATTCAAACGTTAGAAAAATATAAAGCCGTATGGAATGATGGGATTACGAATTTGGGTATTCTAGAATTTGAAGAGGTTGTTACAATGTCCGAGGTGGTTCATGTTTTACATAGTGTTGAAATGGTACTACGTATTAAAAATGAAATATTGAGCTATATTCATGAACTAGGAACAGAAGGTAGGTTAATTCGTTTACAACTTACTGAACTACTAGCTGATTTAGAAGCAGAAGCAGCGCTATTAATAAAGGATTACCATCAAGAAAAAACACAAGACCATCATCAAATTTTGAAAAGGTTACAAGAACTTGCAAATACACAACTTCTAGAGGATAGTGATTTAGTTAAATTACTTGGATATCCAGGACAAACGAGTTTAGAAGAAAGTGTGACACCGAGAGGATACCGAATCACCAGCAAAATTTCACGTGTTCCACCACTTATCATTGAAAATTTAATTAACAGATTTAAAACTTTGCAAGGTGTTTGTCGGGCAACTATTAATGAATTAGATGATGTGGAAGGAATTGGGGAAGTCAGGGCGAAGAAAATACGAGAAGGCCTAAAAAGAATTCAAGAGCATCTCTATATGAGTAGACACAATTAAGAATATTACATTGATTCCATAATATAACGACACTAGAACACTTTTGGTATATGATATGATATATTGGTAAATAAAACTATTTATAAAAAAACACGTCCGCTTTTGCATTCGGCGTTTTGATTAGCGAAACAATGGTTAATAATGAGTAGGAGGTGGTTGGATGTTAAAACGGATTGTACAGCTCTTCTTTCTAGTAATTGGTGGAGCGTTAGGGATTTACTTAATCCCAAAAGTTATTAATGTATTAGACATCGGTGCCGTTCCTTTATTGGAAGGATCATATGTTCGAGCAATTATTGGTGCAATTATTTTATTTTTAACAACATTTTGGCTTGTAGATTATATCGTTCAACTTATTAAGCATATTGAAGAGGCTCTTGTAAAGGCGCCTGTAGCAGATGTTTTATTTGGTACATTAGGATTAATCTCTGGTCTTATTGTTGCATATTTAATTTTAATACCAATTCGTGAATTTACAATTCCAGTTATTAGTACAGTGTTGCAAGTTTTCTTTACTCTTTTACTTGGATATTTAGGATTCCAAGTAGGGTTTAAAAAGAGGAATGAATTGCTAGGATTATTTACATTACCACAACGTGGGAAGAAGAAAAATAATAATAGCGAGCATGAAGAAACTGAAACTGAGGTAGAAGAATCTACAACTCATTGGAAAATTCTCGATACGAGTGTAATTATCGATGGACGTATTGCTGATATTTGCCAAACAAAGTTTTTAGAAGGAACAATTGTGATTCCACAATTCGTGTTAGAAGAACTTCAGCACATTGCTGATTCGTCTGATGCTTTAAAGCGTAATCGTGGTCGTAGAGGATTAGACATTTTAAATCGTATTCAAAAAGAGATGCCGATTCCGGTAGAAATTTATGAAGGTGATTTCGATGATATTCAAGAAGTGGATAGCAAGCTTGTAAAGTTGGCGAAAATCACTGGTGGAACGGTAGTAACAAATGATTTTAACTTAAATAAAGTCTCTGAATTACAAGGGGTAACGGTGTTAAACATTAACGATTTAGCTAATGCAATTAAACCTGTTGTACTCCCAGGTGAAGAACTAAGCGTTTATGTTGTAAAAGATGGAAAAGAACAAAATCAAGGTGTTGCATATTTAGATGATGGCACGATGATTGTAGTAGAAGATGGTAGAGAATACGTAGGTTCGCAACTCAATGTACTTGTTACGAGTGTGTTACAAACATCAGCTGGTCGTATGATTTTCGCCAAACGTAAATTATTAGAAAAAGCATTATAAGTAGAGGATTATTAATATGTATACATTAATTATTCCAGCAGCTGGTCAAGGAAAGCGAATGGGTGCTGGCAAAAATAAGTTGTTTTTACTTATTAATGAAGTACCGATTATTGTGCATACGTTACGTGCTTTTGAAAAGGATAAAGAATGTAAAAATATTATCATGGCAATTAACGAAGAAGAGCGCCCATATTTTGAAGAGCTAATGCAGAAGTATCCGGTTGAAAAGCCGGTACAATTTATTCAGGGTGGAGCCGAAAGACAAGATAGTGTGTATAACGCAATTCAGCATACGAGTGATGTTAAGTATGTTCTTGTACATGACGGTGCGCGCCCGTTCGTAACAAATAAAGTGATCCAAGATGTATTAACTGCAGCAGAAAAATATGGAGCTTCCATTTGTGCGGTGCCAGTGAAAGATACCGTTAAGAAAGTACAGCAGGATGTTGTTGTCGAAACGGTAGAAAGATCTCAGCTTAAAGCTGTACAAACACCACAAGGTTTCTCTGTTTCTCTTTTGCTAGAAGCACATAGAAGTGCGAAGCAGAGTTGTTTCCTTGGTACAGATGATGCAAGTCTCGTGGAACGTATTGGGAAGCAAGTAGGTGTAGTAGAGGGGAGTTACTATAATATTAAAGTGACGACTCCAGAGGATTTACTAATTGCTGAAAGCTTTCTTCACATTCAAAAGAAATGATAGCAATGATTATAGCGAAGAAAAGCTCGGCAAAGGCCGGGCTTTTCTTTATAGGGATAGCGATATAATATAGAGTCATAAAGCTCAGTAGTTTAGTTTGAGGAGGATGTAAAGAATGTTTCGAATTGGACAAGGTTTTGACGTACATGAATTTGCGGAAGGTAGACCGTTAATTATCGGTGGAATTACAATTCCTCATGAGAAAGGATTGATCGGTCACTCGGATGCAGATGTATTATTACATACGATCGCAGACGCATGTTTAGGTGCAATTGCGGCAGGTGATATTGGAAAACATTTCCCTGATACAGACCCTGCCTTTAAAGACGCGGATTCAGCTGTGTTGTTACAGAAGGTTTGGGAATTTGTACGTGAACAAGGTTATGAGCTAGGGAACCTAGATTGTACAATTATCGCCCAAAAGCCGAAAATGGCACCACATATTGAAAGTATGCGTAAACGCATTAGCGAACTATTAGAAACGTCTATTGATAATATCAATGTAAAGGCAACGACAACAGAAAAATTAGGATTTACAGGTAGGGAAGAAGGAATTGCTTCTCAAGCAGTTGTTTTATTACAGAAAAAATAATGGTTTTTAATTCGTAAGATGGATAATCACATTTTTTTGGTGTACAATTATAGAATGTGTTGACATTAAGAATGGAAGGTGTACCAATTATGGAAAAGCAAGTGAGAGTGCGCTATGCGCCAAGTCCAACAGGACACTTACATATCGGAAATGCGCGTACGGCATTATTTAATTATTTATTTGCTCGTCATCAAGATGGTAAGTTTATTATTCGTATTGAAGATACTGATGTAAAACGTAATGTTGCTGGTGGAGAAGAAAGCCAATTAAAATACTTGAAATGGCTCGGTATGGACTGGGATGAAGGTGTTGATGTTGGTGGTGAATTTGGACCATATCGTCAAACAGAGCGTTTAGATATGTATAAAAAATTATATGAAGATTTATTAGAGCGTGGTTTAGCTTACAAATGTTATATGACAGAAGAAGAGCTAGAAGCGGAACGCGAAGGGCAAATCGCTCGTGGTGAAACACCTCGTTACGCAGGTAACCACCGTGATTTAACTGAAGCACAAGTGAAAGAATTTGAAGCTGAGGGACGTATTCCGAGTATTCGTTTCCGTGTACCAGCTGACCGTGATTACACATTTAAAGATATTGTAAAAGATGAAGTTGCATTCCATTCAAATGATTTCGGTGATTTCGTTATCGTGAAAAAAGATGGAATTCCAACTTATAACTTTGCGGTAGCAGTAGATGATCACTTAATGGAAATTACACACGTACTTCGTGGTGATGATCATATTTCAAACACGCCAAAACAAATGATGATTTATGAAGCTTTCGGTTGGGATATTCCGCAATTCGGTCATATGACTTTAATTGTAAATGAAAGCCGTAAAAAATTAAGTAAGCGTGATGAATCTATTATTCAATTTATTGAGCAATATAAAGAGCTTGGATATCTTCCAGAAGCAATCTTTAACTTTATTGCACTACTAGGTTGGTCGCCAGTAGGAGAAGAAGAAATCTTCTCTCAAGAAGAGTTTATCAAAATGTTCGATGCAGCTCGTTTATCAAAATCACCTGCATTATTTGATTCTCAAAAACTAAAATGGATGAACAACCAATATATGAAAAAGCAAGATTTAGATACGGTGGTAGAATTAAGCTTACCGCATCTAGTGAAAGCTGGACGTATAGGTGAAACTTTAAGTGAACAAGAACAAGCTTGGATTCGTGATGTAATTGCGTTATATCATGAACAAATGAGTTTTGGAGCTGAAATTGTAGAGCTTTCTGAAATGTTCTTCAAAGATCATGTTGATTATGAAGAAGAAGGACAAGAAGTATTAAAAGGTGAACAAGTACCAGAAGTACTTCGTGCATTTGCCGGTCAAGTAGAAGCACTAGAAGCGATGGAACCAGCAGCAATTAAGGCGGCTATTAAAGCGGTCCAAAAGGAAACAGGTCATAAAGGTAAAAACTTATTTATGCCAATCCGTGTTGCAACTACTGGTCAAACACATGGCCCAGAACTTCCTAATGCTATTGTACTTCTTGGAAAAGAGAAAGTTTTAAATCGTCTTCAAAAAGTAATTGGTTAACATTTTCTAGGTTTAGAAATATAATAAGTATACTTAAAACCTAATAAGGAAAAGCGACGAGAAGGAGAAGTAGAAAATCAGGCTTTTTACAGAGAGAACCACCTTTAGGCTGGAAGTGGTTTATAAGCGGATTTTTGAAATGCCCCTTCGAGTCTTCTGCTGAACAGCAAATCGTTTTGCGAAACGTCTTAGGGCGTAAAGTAAGCAGAAGCGGTGTACACCGTTATCAGAGATGAGTTTGAGGCTTCTTTAGCCTAAACAGAGTGGAACCGCGCTTATAAGGCGTCTCTGTCAATATGACAGAGGCGTCTTTTTTTATATCGTAAAAATGGGTATGAGTATAAGTTTTATCCCCGTGCATACAGATTTAGGGGGATAAATAGGGAGTTAAGGGAGTTAGTTCGCTCGAAAAAGCATCCCATAAAGGGGAGGGAACGTCGATGTTTAAGAGGCTTCGGGAAGATATTGAAGTCGTTTTTGAACAGGATCCAGCGGCAAGAAGTTATTTCGAAGTCATTTTGACTTACTCTGGATTACATGCAGTTTGGGCTCATCGAATTGCACATGCTTTTTATAAAAAGAATTTCTTCTTTATTGCACGTTGGATCTCGCAGGTTAGTCGTTTCTTTACTGGCATTGAGATTCATCCAGGAGCAACAATTGGTCGTCGTTTTTTCATAGACCATGGAATGGGGGTTGTAATTGGAGAAACGTGTGAAATTGGTGATAATGTAACGATCTATCAAGGAGTTACATTAGGTGGTACAGGTAAAGAAAAGGGAAAGAGGCACCCTACAATTCAGGATAATGTATTAATTGCAACGGGTGCTAAAGTACTAGGTTCTATTACAGTTGGAGAGAATTCTAAAATTGGAGCAGGGTCTGTCGTATTAAAAGAAGTCCCTGCACATTCTACAGTTGTAGGTATACCTGGCCGAGTCGTTATTCAAAATGGAGTAAAGATCGGTCAAGAATTAAACCATTCTGACCTTCCAGACCCAATTTTTGATAAATTAAAGGTCATGGAAGTAGAACTTGATAAATTGAAAAAACAACTTGAAGTAAAGGTAGAAAGGAAGGATAAAAATGACTATTCACATTTATAATACGTTAACACGTCAAAAGGAAGAGTTTACTCCATTAGAAGAAAATAAGGTAAAGATGTATGTATGTGGACCTACAGTTTATAACTATATTCACATTGGGAATGCAAGACCACCTATGGTATTTGATACGGTACGCCGTTATTTAGAATATAAAGGGTATGATGTGCAGTACGTATCTAACTTTACTGACGTAGATGATAAATTAATTAAAGCAGCAAATGAATTAGGTGAAGATGTGCCGACAATTGCTGACCGTTTCGTTGAAGCATACTTTGAAGATGTAACAGCACTAGGTTGCAAACATGCAACAGTTCATCCTCGTGTAACGGAAAATATGGATATCATTATTGAATTTATTCAAGAACTTGTGAATAAAGGATATGCATATGAATCAGAAGGTGATGTGTACTTTAGAACGAAGGAATTCGAAGGGTACGGTAAATTATCGCATCAACCAATCGCAGACTTACGTCATGGTGCGCGTATTGAAGTAGGAGAAAAGAAACAAGACCCCCTTGATTTTGCTTTATGGAAAGCTGCGAAAGAAGGAGAAATCTTCTGGGAAAGCCCTTGGGGTAAAGGTCGTCCAGGCTGGCATATTGAATGCTCGGCAATGGCGCGTAAATACTTAGGAGATACCATCGATATTCACGCTGGTGGCCAAGACTTGGCATTTCCTCATCATGAGAATGAAATCGCGCAGTCTGAGGCGTTAACAGGAAAAACATTTGCACGTTATTGGATGCACAATGGATATATTAATATTAATAATGAGAAGATGTCTAAGTCACTTGGGAACTTCATTTTGGTTCACGATATCATTAAGCAATATGATCCGCAGTTAATTAGATTCTTTATGCTATCAGTACATTACCGTCACCCAATTAATTTTAGTGAAGAGTTATTACAAAGCACAAATAACGGGCTGGAAAGAATTAAAACGGCTTATGGTAACTTAAAACACCGTATGGAAAGTAGTACGGATTTAACAGATCATAATGAGAAGTGGTTAGCTGAGCTGGAAAAATTCCAGACTGCATTTGAAGAAGCGATGAATGATGACTTCAACACTGCTAATGCAATCACTGAATTATATAATGTAGCAAATCATGCAAATCAATATTTACTGGAAGAGCATACGTCTAAAGTGGTAATTGAAGCATATGTAAAACAACTTGAAACGTTATTTGATATTCTAGGGTTAGAATTAGCGCAAGACGAGTTACTTGATGAAGAAATTGAGGCACTTATTCAAAAACGCATTGAAGCTCGTAAAAATCGTGATTTTGCATTATCAGATAAAATTCGCGATGATTTAAAAGACCGTAATATTATTCTAGAAGATACCGCTCAAGGTACAAGATGGAAAAGAGGATAAGAATGATCGATGCAAAGCAATTAAACAGCTTAGCGTTAGCATATATGGGTGATGCGGTATATGAACAATATATCCGCTATCACCTACTTCAAAAAGGGAAAGTTCGTCCTAATCAATTGCATAGATTAGGGACGAGCTTCGTTTCGGCAAAAGCACAGGCAAAAGTTGTTTATCATTTATTAGAGACAGCATTTTTAACTGAGGAAGAAGAAGCGGTACTAAGAAGAGGGCGTAATGCAAACTCAGGTACTGTTCCGAAAAATACGGATGTACAAACATATCGATATAGTACAGCCTTTGAAGCGCTAATTGGCTATCATCACTTATTAAATAATCGTGAAAGATTAGACGAAATTGTGTATAAGGCAATTGCTGTTTTAGAAGAAAAGGAAGGGAGCACATCATCATGAGTAGTGAATATATTATCGGACGTAACCCTGTAATTGAAGCGTTACGATCAGGAAGAGATATTAATAAAATTTGGATTGCAGAAGGTGCTGCCAAAGGACAAGTACAAATTGTACTAGCACTAGCGAAAGAAAATAAGATTATTTTACAACATGCACCAAAAAAGAAGTTAGATCAATTAGTTGAGGGGAACCATCAAGGAGTAATTGCTCAAGTGGCTGCCTACCAATATGCTGAGCTAGAAGATCTATTCAAGGTAGCAGAGAAGCGTAATGAAGATCCGTTCTTCTTAATTTTAGATGAAATTGAAGACCCGCATAATCTAGGTTCTATTATGCGTACTGCTGATGCAACAGGAGCTCATGGAATTATTATTCCGAAAAGAAGAGCTGTGGGACTTACAGCATCAGTTGCGAAAGCATCTACTGGAGCAATTGAATATATTCCTGTTGCACGCGTAACGAATTTATCTCGTACAATTGATGAATTAAAAGAACGTGGACTTTGGATTGCTGGTACAGATGCAAAAGGGAAAACGGATTACCGTAATTTAGATGGTAAAATGCCAATTGGATTAGTAATTGGAAGTGAAGGAAAAGGTATGAGTCGTATTATTGGTGAAAAATGTGATTTCCTAATCACTTTACCGATGGTTGGTAAAGTTACATCCTTAAATGCTTCAGTAGCCGCAAGTTTGTTAATGTATGAGGTATATCGTAAACGTAATGAAATTGGTAAATAAAAAATGAACGATATTTTAATCGTTGACGGTTACAACATTATTGGAGCTTGGGGAGATTTGAAGAAACTACGGGATGTAGATTTGCAATCATCAAGAGATGCACTGATTGATAAGATGGCGGATTACCAAGGTTATACAGGTACCAAGGTAATGATAGTCTTTGATGCTTATACAGTCCAAGGTATTGAAAAAAAGATGAAACAATCGCGTGTAGAAGTCATATTCACGAGGAAAAATCAAACTGCGGATGAAAAGATAGAGCAACTTGCGATTGAGCTTAGAAATATAAATACGCAAATATATGTTGCGACTTCTGATTATACGGAACAATGGGTTATATTTGCGCAAGGTGCCCTTCGGAAATCTGCACGTGAATTAGAGTTGGAAGTACAAGCGATGGAGCAACAAGTAAGAAGGCGTACACAAGACACAAAAGAAAAACAACCTGCCATGCGAAAGATATTTAGTAAAGATATTACAGAAAAGTTAGAAAAATTAAGAAGAGGAGAGCGTTGAAGCATTGACGCTCTTTATCTTTTTACTGTATAATATTGCTAAATAAATAGCGGTCGGAGGGATCAAGGTGGAAGCAGGCTTCGTAAGTGTAGGCGACGTTACATTTCGTGATTTAGAGGATGAGGCAATCGTTGAATTAGTTCGAAAAGGTAATACTGACGCTCTAGAATATTTGATTCACAAATATAAGAACTTTGTTCGCGCGAAATCAAGATCTTATTTCTTAGTGGGTGCCGATCGAGAAGATATTGTGCAAGAAGGTATGATTGGATTGTTTAAAGCGATTCGTGATTATAAAGAGGACAAGCTGTCTTCATTCAAAGCATTTGCTGAACTGTGTATCACTCGACAAATTATTACCGCTATTAAAACAGCAACCAGGCAAAAACATATTCCGTTAAATTCATATGTGTCTTTAGATAAGCCGATTTATGATGAGGAATCTGATCGGACGTTATTAGATGTTATTTCGGAAGCGAAGGTAACTGATCCTGAAGAAATGATTATAAGTCAGGAAGAATATACAGACATAGAATCTAAAATATCTGAATTATTAAGCGATTTAGAAAGAAAAGTGCTTTCTTTATATCTAGACGGTCGTTCTTATCAAGAGATTTCGGAACAGTTAAATAGGCATGTGAAATCTATTGATAATGCTTTACAGAGGGTGAAGCGGAAATTGGAACGATATATGGAAATGAGAGAGAGTACCACTTTAAATTCATAACAAGTGCTACAGGTGTAAAAAATCACCTGTTTTCTTTTTGCAGAGAGTACAAAAGGCATGTCATTGACATTGTCTTTTGTTGTATGATACATTTTTAGGGACATAATGTTACAAGGTTGGTGTAACTAATGAGGAAAAAAGTTGTACTCTCATGTGAAGAGTGTAAAAATCGAAACTACTCTACGATGAAAGATACGAGCTCGGTAGAGCGACTTGAAATAAAGAAATTCTGTAAAACATGCAATCAGCATACAGTTCACAAGGAAACAAAATAAATAATTGAAATAATACACTGGAGGTCCCGTAGATGCGTTTAACGAACTTTTTCGGCGATGTAGGTCGCGAAATGAAAAAAGTAAGTTGGCCTAAAAAAGATGAATTACTCCGTTCAACAGCGACTGTTATCGCTACAGTTGTCTTCTTTGCGATTTTCTTCGCAGTGGTTGATATGGGCATTTCTTCTTTAATTCGGTTAATTCTTGGTTAATTCTTGAATAAGAAGCACTTATCCATGATATAATGTTATTTATAAGAACTGTGTAAAAGCCCGGTGAACGGGTTTTTTCATTTGCGCAAAAAAATGTACGTCAGGGAGGGAAGGACGCTCGTCCTAAATGAATGGAAAAAAGTTGGTATGTTGTCCATACTTATTCTGGATATGAAAATAAAGTAAAAGCAAACCTAGAGAAACGTGTAGAATCAATGGGTATGCAAGATAAAATTTTCCGTGTTGTTGTCCCGGAAGAAGTAGAAGTAGAAATGAAAAACGGTAAAGAAAAATTAATGAAAAGAAAAGTGTTCCCAGGTTATGTATTAGTAGAATTAATCATGACTGATGACTCTTGGTATGTTGTACGTAACACGCCAGGTGTAACTGGGTTCGTTGGTTCTTCTGGTTCTGGATCTAAACCATCACCTCTATTAGAAGAGGAAGTTGTTACCATTATGAAACATATGGGAATGGACAACGAAGTGGTTGATTTCGACTTTGAACTTCATGAGACAGTACGTGTAAATGAGGGACCATTCGCAGATTATACAGGTGCTATCGAAGAAATTGATGTAGAGAAGAAAAAGGTTAGCGTGCTTGTGGACATGTTTGGTCGCGAGACTCCAGTTGAACTTGACTTCCATCAAATTGAAAAATTATAAAATGAAACTTGAAATGATTTGTAAAAAGTGATAATATCTTTTAAGTCAGTACGTCTTCGTTATCGGAGACGTTTT
This genomic interval carries:
- the rlmB gene encoding 23S rRNA (guanosine(2251)-2'-O)-methyltransferase RlmB; this translates as MSSEYIIGRNPVIEALRSGRDINKIWIAEGAAKGQVQIVLALAKENKIILQHAPKKKLDQLVEGNHQGVIAQVAAYQYAELEDLFKVAEKRNEDPFFLILDEIEDPHNLGSIMRTADATGAHGIIIPKRRAVGLTASVAKASTGAIEYIPVARVTNLSRTIDELKERGLWIAGTDAKGKTDYRNLDGKMPIGLVIGSEGKGMSRIIGEKCDFLITLPMVGKVTSLNASVAASLLMYEVYRKRNEIGK
- a CDS encoding NYN domain-containing protein — translated: MNDILIVDGYNIIGAWGDLKKLRDVDLQSSRDALIDKMADYQGYTGTKVMIVFDAYTVQGIEKKMKQSRVEVIFTRKNQTADEKIEQLAIELRNINTQIYVATSDYTEQWVIFAQGALRKSARELELEVQAMEQQVRRRTQDTKEKQPAMRKIFSKDITEKLEKLRRGER
- a CDS encoding RNA polymerase sporulation sigma factor SigH; this translates as MEAGFVSVGDVTFRDLEDEAIVELVRKGNTDALEYLIHKYKNFVRAKSRSYFLVGADREDIVQEGMIGLFKAIRDYKEDKLSSFKAFAELCITRQIITAIKTATRQKHIPLNSYVSLDKPIYDEESDRTLLDVISEAKVTDPEEMIISQEEYTDIESKISELLSDLERKVLSLYLDGRSYQEISEQLNRHVKSIDNALQRVKRKLERYMEMRESTTLNS
- the rpmG gene encoding 50S ribosomal protein L33, whose translation is MRKKVVLSCEECKNRNYSTMKDTSSVERLEIKKFCKTCNQHTVHKETK
- the secE gene encoding preprotein translocase subunit SecE, coding for MRLTNFFGDVGREMKKVSWPKKDELLRSTATVIATVVFFAIFFAVVDMGISSLIRLILG
- the nusG gene encoding transcription termination/antitermination protein NusG; the protein is MEKSWYVVHTYSGYENKVKANLEKRVESMGMQDKIFRVVVPEEVEVEMKNGKEKLMKRKVFPGYVLVELIMTDDSWYVVRNTPGVTGFVGSSGSGSKPSPLLEEEVVTIMKHMGMDNEVVDFDFELHETVRVNEGPFADYTGAIEEIDVEKKKVSVLVDMFGRETPVELDFHQIEKL